In Candidatus Persebacteraceae bacterium Df01, a genomic segment contains:
- a CDS encoding F0F1 ATP synthase subunit B, whose protein sequence is MMNIFTKALPLLLLPAPALAAEGGLKLLSFTTLLGEIATFGILIWVMMKYVWPPLMNAIETRQKEIADGLAAAEEGKQALSSASARKDELLAEARAKASVYIAEGEKRRSEIVEAARGEAESENARILEQGRQKLESERAAMCRELEAKVGELVIAGASKVLAREVDIGVHVDIVDSLKQNLRS, encoded by the coding sequence ATGATGAATATATTCACTAAGGCGTTGCCTTTGCTACTGTTGCCAGCACCGGCACTGGCGGCGGAAGGCGGACTCAAGCTACTCAGCTTCACCACGTTATTGGGCGAGATTGCCACCTTCGGTATTTTGATCTGGGTGATGATGAAATACGTCTGGCCGCCATTGATGAATGCCATTGAAACGCGCCAGAAAGAAATCGCTGACGGGTTAGCCGCTGCCGAGGAAGGTAAGCAAGCGCTTTCTTCTGCCAGTGCTCGCAAGGATGAATTGCTTGCCGAGGCCCGTGCCAAAGCCAGTGTTTACATTGCTGAAGGCGAAAAACGGCGCAGTGAAATTGTAGAAGCCGCTCGCGGCGAAGCTGAAAGCGAAAATGCTCGGATTTTGGAGCAGGGACGGCAAAAATTGGAGTCGGAACGCGCCGCTATGTGTCGCGAATTAGAAGCTAAAGTGGGAGAATTAGTTATTGCGGGGGCATCCAAAGTGCTGGCTCGTGAAGTGGATATCGGCGTTCACGTTGATATCGTGGATTCTCTTAAACAGAACTTGCGTTCATGA
- a CDS encoding ABC transporter permease subunit (The N-terminal region of this protein, as described by TIGR01726, is a three transmembrane segment that identifies a subfamily of ABC transporter permease subunits, which specificities that include histidine, arginine, glutamine, glutamate, L-cystine (sic), the opines (in Agrobacterium) octopine and nopaline, etc.), which translates to MAPIPTNKGISRFFRTPGIPLLRDPKVRSIFFQSTAVLFLLWVIFTIANNTNKNLEERGIKTGFHFFDDIAPFAIPEKFFPFWSFELGESLYWEVLVIGIQNTVFISILGIISAAVLGFVVGVLRLSPNWLVSRFVGLYIEWFRNTPLLLQLLFWNFVVFLPLAPVVRNSWTWGEMFFLNKAGLYYPSPQFSIASAVLLIAALVSAIVAIVFMCRWAQRRKDTTGKMFPVFFVSLAIIAAFLSTGVFLAGEHLSFNYPQLKGLNYRGGGRVPLTAFVLWFGLTVYTAAFIAENVRGGILAVSHGQSEAASSLGLYRRITLQLIIIPQAMRVIVPPTISQFLNLTKNSSLAVAVGYPDLVNVWSGIALNQTGQALVIMMVTIGVYWLLSFLTSALLNAYNRRVQLEER; encoded by the coding sequence ATGGCACCTATACCTACTAACAAAGGAATTAGCCGTTTTTTTAGAACGCCGGGTATTCCCTTGCTTCGAGACCCCAAAGTGCGGTCAATATTTTTTCAAAGTACGGCGGTGCTTTTTTTGCTATGGGTAATTTTTACAATTGCCAACAACACGAACAAAAATCTGGAAGAACGCGGTATAAAAACCGGATTTCATTTTTTTGATGACATCGCGCCGTTTGCCATTCCAGAAAAATTCTTTCCTTTTTGGAGCTTTGAGCTAGGGGAAAGCCTGTATTGGGAAGTGCTTGTTATAGGCATTCAAAATACTGTTTTTATTAGCATTTTAGGGATTATTTCTGCCGCTGTGTTGGGTTTTGTGGTTGGCGTGTTGCGTTTATCTCCTAACTGGTTGGTTTCCCGTTTTGTTGGTCTTTACATTGAATGGTTTCGTAATACACCATTGTTATTGCAGTTATTATTTTGGAACTTTGTAGTATTTTTACCGTTGGCGCCGGTGGTGAGAAACAGCTGGACCTGGGGTGAAATGTTTTTTCTGAACAAAGCTGGTTTATATTATCCGTCACCACAATTTTCCATTGCAAGCGCTGTATTGTTAATTGCCGCTCTTGTCAGCGCTATTGTCGCGATTGTATTTATGTGCCGTTGGGCTCAACGACGGAAAGATACAACTGGAAAAATGTTTCCAGTATTTTTTGTATCGCTGGCGATTATTGCCGCGTTTTTGTCCACTGGTGTTTTTCTGGCTGGTGAGCATTTGTCATTTAATTATCCTCAACTAAAAGGACTCAATTATCGCGGTGGTGGGCGGGTGCCTTTAACGGCTTTTGTGTTGTGGTTTGGGCTAACAGTGTATACCGCCGCTTTTATTGCTGAAAACGTACGTGGTGGAATTCTCGCCGTATCGCATGGGCAATCTGAAGCTGCTTCCTCTTTAGGGTTGTATCGTCGAATTACTCTGCAATTAATAATAATTCCGCAGGCTATGCGGGTAATTGTTCCGCCGACAATCAGCCAATTTTTAAATTTGACCAAAAATTCATCACTGGCAGTTGCCGTTGGTTATCCCGACCTCGTCAACGTATGGTCGGGTATTGCGCTCAATCAAACTGGTCAAGCGCTGGTAATTATGATGGTGACAATTGGTGTGTACTGGTTACTTTCTTTTCTCACATCTGCACTGCTTAACGCCTACAATCGGCGAGTGCAGCTAGAGGAGCGTTAA
- the rpsT gene encoding 30S ribosomal protein S20, which translates to MANTKQSEKRARQALTRHKRGQAIRSRYRTAVKKVRACAGNAEEGRAAFHVMQSIADKAARKEMLHPNTVARVKRRLNRLIQTTAVKGKVDKEAA; encoded by the coding sequence ATGGCTAATACTAAACAATCAGAAAAACGGGCGCGGCAAGCGCTCACTAGACACAAACGTGGGCAGGCGATTCGCTCCCGTTATCGTACTGCTGTTAAAAAAGTTCGTGCTTGCGCGGGTAATGCTGAGGAAGGTCGTGCGGCTTTTCATGTTATGCAATCAATTGCCGATAAGGCCGCAAGAAAAGAAATGTTGCATCCGAATACGGTTGCGCGTGTCAAGCGTCGCCTGAACCGGCTTATACAGACAACTGCTGTGAAAGGCAAAGTAGACAAAGAAGCCGCTTAA
- a CDS encoding chorismate-binding protein, with amino-acid sequence MRPFPYVIVPSPSGGWLRFAVPRQVLVATCLDEVTDVIAAADSETKSGAYVAGFVTYEAAPAFDAAQTVHASWSLLPLAWFAVYDAPPEPVSAPLASAHLTGRWKAAINRANYETAIGTIKQRIAAGDVYQTNFTYPLRASFVGSPLSLFAMLSTRQLSAWAFYVETDDWAVCSVSPECFFEKQGNTLISKPMKGTRRNFPGEAVRLAASAKDRAENLMIVDMLRNDMSRLPDARRVRVEALLAVEEYPTVLQMTSTIACQTQSGLHDIFNALFPCASITGAPKISAMHLIRQLEKIPRGLYCGACGWAGGNQARFNVGIRTAVVDKRAELVHYGVGSGVVADSSPSGEWRECRLKAAILVPKQKPHLIETMRADINGVVLWSHHLARLAASSRYFGFRFNRVAATQLVEAHCKTLSVPVCLRLTLSPDGELVLEQRVFPATISEVRACLSSYTVRVDDGLLRHKTTQREVYDSALTAARADGFDDAVLQNEKGEITETCIANIAVHISGEWLTPPVRCGLLPGVQRAALLAAGKLREAVITQDELCRADAVQRFNAVRGVENMRVAC; translated from the coding sequence ATGCGACCTTTCCCTTACGTTATTGTGCCGTCACCATCGGGTGGTTGGTTGCGTTTTGCTGTGCCGCGGCAGGTTTTGGTGGCGACTTGTCTGGATGAAGTCACTGATGTTATTGCTGCTGCTGATAGTGAGACAAAATCTGGGGCTTACGTGGCCGGTTTTGTTACGTATGAAGCAGCGCCGGCTTTTGATGCGGCGCAAACAGTCCATGCGTCGTGGTCGTTGTTGCCACTGGCATGGTTTGCCGTTTACGATGCGCCGCCCGAACCAGTTTCTGCGCCACTTGCTTCGGCGCATTTGACTGGGAGGTGGAAGGCGGCCATTAATCGCGCAAATTACGAGACCGCGATAGGCACTATCAAACAGCGCATTGCTGCTGGCGATGTTTATCAAACAAATTTTACGTACCCTTTGCGTGCCTCTTTTGTTGGTAGTCCCCTGTCTTTGTTCGCAATGCTCAGCACACGGCAGCTTTCGGCATGGGCATTTTATGTGGAAACCGACGACTGGGCAGTTTGTTCGGTATCGCCAGAATGTTTTTTTGAGAAGCAAGGCAACACACTTATTTCCAAGCCTATGAAAGGTACGCGGCGCAATTTTCCAGGTGAAGCAGTTCGTCTAGCTGCCAGCGCCAAAGATCGTGCCGAAAACCTGATGATTGTGGACATGCTCAGAAATGACATGTCGCGCTTGCCGGACGCGCGGCGGGTGCGAGTAGAAGCATTGCTGGCAGTAGAAGAATATCCGACGGTACTACAAATGACATCAACCATTGCCTGTCAGACGCAAAGCGGATTGCATGATATTTTCAATGCGTTATTTCCTTGCGCTTCAATAACGGGAGCACCTAAAATTTCCGCTATGCACTTGATTCGACAACTAGAAAAAATACCGCGAGGCCTGTATTGCGGTGCTTGCGGATGGGCAGGCGGCAATCAAGCGCGATTTAATGTTGGTATTCGTACGGCGGTTGTAGATAAGCGTGCCGAACTTGTCCATTATGGCGTGGGCAGCGGCGTGGTAGCGGATTCCAGTCCGAGTGGTGAATGGCGTGAATGTCGCTTAAAGGCAGCGATTCTCGTGCCAAAACAGAAGCCTCATCTTATTGAAACCATGCGTGCTGATATTAATGGTGTGGTTTTGTGGTCTCATCATCTGGCACGTCTGGCGGCGAGCTCACGCTATTTTGGTTTTCGCTTTAATCGGGTAGCGGCAACTCAACTGGTGGAGGCGCATTGCAAAACCCTTAGTGTGCCGGTGTGTTTGCGTTTGACGTTGTCGCCCGACGGTGAGTTAGTTTTGGAGCAGCGTGTTTTTCCGGCGACAATAAGTGAAGTGCGCGCTTGTTTGTCTTCTTATACTGTGCGCGTTGATGATGGTTTGTTGCGCCATAAAACTACACAGCGGGAGGTTTACGATAGTGCTTTGACAGCGGCACGTGCGGACGGTTTTGATGATGCTGTATTACAAAATGAAAAAGGCGAAATTACCGAAACCTGCATTGCTAATATTGCCGTGCATATTTCTGGAGAGTGGCTAACACCCCCCGTTCGCTGCGGCTTGCTTCCGGGTGTCCAGCGGGCGGCATTGCTTGCCGCTGGAAAGTTGCGTGAAGCTGTCATCACGCAGGATGAGCTATGCCGTGCAGACGCCGTTCAGCGCTTTAACGCCGTGCGTGGAGTGGAAAATATGCGTGTTGCGTGTTGA
- a CDS encoding amino acid ABC transporter permease: MTIRFISLPARPAPIATTGLIGWIRLNLLSTPLNIGLTFLSLLLLYNIIPVSLNWLLFNATWSGGDSSACKITDANGNEVDAPGACWTFIRVRFLQLMFGLYYSGHTDQVWRPVLMFASLIALIIPLFINGFRHKMKLGAIIIFVFPFFAFALVHGEWLGLPVASSDQWGGFMLTFMLASVGIVAALPLGIVFALGRRSKMSIIRTISVFYIEMWRAAPLITVLFMASNLLPLFFPAEVDFDKVARAMVGITLFQSAYMAEAIRGGLQAIPRGQYEAADAMGMGYWKKNGLIILPQAMKVAIPGIVNTFIELFKDTTLVLIIGLFDMLRMAEAAARSSNWKGYELEAYVFSAAIYFTCCYGMSKYSQHIEAKLHTGHKR; encoded by the coding sequence GTGACTATTCGTTTTATTTCCCTTCCAGCGCGGCCAGCACCGATAGCTACAACCGGACTAATCGGTTGGATTCGCCTTAACCTTTTGTCAACGCCACTTAATATCGGTCTAACTTTTCTGTCTTTATTGCTGTTGTACAACATTATTCCAGTGTCACTCAATTGGTTACTGTTTAATGCTACTTGGAGTGGTGGCGATTCGTCTGCTTGCAAAATCACCGACGCTAACGGTAATGAAGTAGACGCACCAGGTGCTTGTTGGACTTTTATTCGGGTGCGGTTTTTACAATTGATGTTCGGGTTATATTACAGCGGTCACACCGACCAAGTTTGGCGTCCAGTGTTGATGTTTGCATCGCTTATCGCCTTGATAATACCGCTGTTTATTAACGGGTTTCGTCACAAAATGAAGCTGGGTGCGATTATTATTTTCGTGTTTCCATTTTTTGCTTTTGCGCTGGTGCACGGAGAGTGGCTAGGGCTACCAGTAGCCAGCAGCGACCAGTGGGGCGGTTTCATGCTGACCTTTATGCTGGCTTCAGTGGGAATTGTCGCAGCTTTACCATTGGGTATCGTATTTGCACTGGGTCGCCGCTCAAAAATGTCGATCATTCGTACCATCAGCGTGTTTTATATTGAAATGTGGCGGGCTGCACCACTAATTACCGTACTGTTCATGGCCTCCAATCTGTTGCCGTTGTTTTTCCCGGCCGAAGTGGATTTTGATAAAGTGGCGCGGGCGATGGTTGGTATTACCCTGTTTCAATCGGCTTATATGGCGGAAGCTATCCGTGGTGGTTTGCAAGCTATTCCTCGCGGTCAGTACGAGGCAGCTGACGCCATGGGAATGGGGTATTGGAAGAAAAACGGATTGATTATTTTGCCTCAAGCAATGAAAGTTGCGATTCCCGGAATCGTCAATACGTTTATTGAGCTATTTAAAGACACTACGTTAGTGCTAATTATCGGTTTATTTGATATGCTTAGAATGGCCGAAGCAGCGGCCCGTTCATCTAATTGGAAAGGCTACGAGTTGGAAGCCTATGTGTTTTCGGCTGCAATTTATTTTACGTGCTGTTACGGTATGTCAAAATACAGCCAGCACATAGAAGCCAAGTTGCACACTGGTCACAAAAGATAA
- the atpE gene encoding F0F1 ATP synthase subunit C yields MSKGLAAIGGGLAAMGAAIGIGILAGRLLEAISRQPELEGKLMGRFFLTVGLTDAVPIIAIVLAMIVLFA; encoded by the coding sequence ATTAGTAAGGGATTGGCTGCTATTGGCGGCGGTCTTGCAGCAATGGGCGCGGCTATTGGTATTGGCATTCTTGCTGGGCGCTTGCTGGAGGCAATTTCCCGCCAGCCTGAGTTAGAAGGTAAATTAATGGGGCGTTTCTTTTTGACGGTTGGCCTAACCGACGCCGTGCCAATTATCGCCATTGTATTGGCAATGATTGTTCTGTTTGCCTAA
- a CDS encoding S-(hydroxymethyl)glutathione dehydrogenase/class III alcohol dehydrogenase, with protein MQTQAAIATAAGQPLTVETVNLDGPRAGEVLVEIKATGICHTDEFTLSGADPEGLFPAILGHEGAGVVVETGEGVTSLRSGDHVIPLYTPECRQCEYCTSGKTNLCQAIRTTQGRGVMPDGSSRFSLGGDSLFHYMGTSTFSNYTVLPEIAVAKVREDAPFDKVCYIGCGVTTGIGAVINTAKVKPGDNVVVFGLGGIGLNVVQGARLVGADKIVGVDINPARREMAERFGMTHFVNPKEVEGDLVPYLVNLTGGGADFSFECIGNVDTMRQALECCHKGWGESVIVGVAGAGQEITTRPFQLVTGRVWRGTAFGGARGRTDVPKIVDWYMEGKIEIDPMITHTMPLSDINRAFGLMRKGESIRSVVVF; from the coding sequence ATGCAGACACAAGCAGCTATTGCAACTGCCGCTGGGCAACCACTTACCGTTGAAACCGTTAATTTGGATGGTCCCAGAGCGGGTGAAGTGTTGGTGGAAATCAAAGCCACTGGTATTTGTCATACTGACGAATTTACCTTGTCAGGCGCCGATCCAGAAGGACTCTTTCCCGCGATACTTGGGCACGAGGGTGCCGGCGTGGTAGTAGAAACCGGAGAGGGTGTTACTTCTTTAAGGTCGGGAGACCATGTTATTCCCTTGTACACGCCAGAATGCCGCCAATGTGAATATTGTACCAGCGGCAAAACTAACCTCTGTCAGGCAATTCGTACTACGCAAGGGCGTGGTGTTATGCCTGACGGCAGCAGCCGTTTTTCGCTGGGCGGTGATTCCTTATTTCATTACATGGGCACTTCTACATTCTCCAATTACACCGTGTTGCCTGAGATTGCAGTCGCTAAAGTTCGCGAAGATGCCCCTTTTGACAAGGTGTGTTACATTGGTTGTGGTGTAACCACCGGTATCGGTGCAGTTATTAACACCGCCAAAGTCAAGCCTGGCGACAATGTGGTGGTGTTTGGGCTTGGCGGCATCGGGTTGAACGTAGTGCAGGGCGCTCGGCTGGTGGGCGCAGACAAAATCGTTGGAGTGGATATTAATCCGGCGCGGCGTGAAATGGCAGAGCGGTTTGGCATGACGCATTTTGTTAATCCGAAGGAAGTAGAAGGTGATTTGGTGCCGTATTTGGTCAATTTGACGGGAGGCGGTGCTGATTTTAGTTTTGAATGCATAGGAAATGTAGACACCATGCGACAAGCACTAGAGTGCTGTCACAAGGGGTGGGGAGAGTCGGTTATTGTTGGTGTGGCCGGTGCTGGGCAGGAAATAACAACTCGGCCGTTTCAATTGGTAACTGGTCGCGTCTGGCGTGGAACGGCATTTGGTGGGGCGCGGGGGCGTACTGATGTGCCAAAGATCGTGGATTGGTATATGGAAGGAAAAATAGAAATTGACCCAATGATTACTCACACTATGCCACTGTCGGACATTAACCGTGCTTTTGGATTAATGCGCAAAGGCGAGTCCATTCGCAGTGTAGTAGTTTTCTAA
- a CDS encoding homocysteine S-methyltransferase family protein has translation MGKLTERLDAEAFICAEGYLFELERRGYLQAGSFVPEVVLENPEVLAQLHREFLRAGSDAMVAFTYYGHREKLRIIGKEDLLEPLQKNALLLAKQAAAEDKSGRTLVAGNICNTNVYFPDDKQSHNEVRKMFAEQVAWAADAGVDFILVETLSWLGEGLIALEEAKKAGVDVVVNVITHSTGLLREGIPPEEACKQLEDAGADVVGMNCCRGPATMLPQLKDIRAAVSGHVAGIPVTFRTSAEMPSFQSIKDPCGEHHLPEGMRAFPAALDAFTCTRYEMAAFARECFDNNIRMVGVCCGGGPHHVRAIAEELGRQTEASRYSPDMSKHYAMGTDPSLKSENQKFLDNL, from the coding sequence ATGGGTAAGTTGACCGAGAGACTGGACGCAGAAGCATTTATTTGTGCCGAAGGATATTTGTTTGAGTTGGAGCGGCGCGGTTATTTGCAGGCTGGTTCTTTTGTGCCTGAAGTGGTGCTGGAAAATCCAGAAGTGTTGGCGCAATTACATCGCGAATTTTTGCGTGCTGGCAGCGACGCTATGGTGGCGTTTACCTATTATGGGCATCGTGAGAAATTGCGTATTATCGGAAAAGAAGATTTACTGGAGCCCCTGCAAAAAAATGCTTTGCTGTTGGCTAAACAGGCTGCTGCTGAGGATAAGAGCGGCCGTACTCTCGTTGCTGGCAATATTTGCAATACGAATGTTTATTTTCCTGATGACAAACAATCTCACAACGAAGTGCGTAAGATGTTTGCCGAGCAGGTTGCTTGGGCGGCAGACGCCGGAGTGGATTTCATTTTGGTGGAAACGCTCTCTTGGTTAGGTGAAGGGCTTATCGCGCTAGAAGAAGCAAAAAAAGCGGGAGTGGATGTGGTGGTGAATGTAATAACGCATTCTACTGGCTTACTGCGGGAGGGTATCCCGCCGGAAGAGGCTTGTAAGCAATTAGAAGATGCCGGTGCCGACGTGGTGGGTATGAATTGTTGTCGTGGTCCGGCGACAATGTTGCCGCAACTTAAAGATATTCGTGCTGCCGTGTCTGGGCACGTGGCCGGTATTCCAGTAACATTTCGCACATCGGCTGAGATGCCGTCGTTTCAGTCAATCAAAGATCCTTGTGGGGAACACCATCTGCCAGAAGGGATGCGGGCTTTCCCGGCGGCGTTAGACGCTTTTACGTGCACTCGCTACGAAATGGCCGCTTTTGCCCGCGAATGTTTTGATAACAACATTCGTATGGTGGGGGTTTGTTGTGGTGGTGGTCCGCATCATGTGCGCGCTATTGCCGAGGAATTAGGACGTCAGACTGAAGCTAGTCGCTATTCTCCAGATATGAGTAAGCACTACGCTATGGGTACAGATCCATCGCTCAAATCCGAAAACCAGAAATTTTTGGACAATTTATGA
- a CDS encoding amino acid ABC transporter ATP-binding protein: MLSTQKAENSGEPCICLDKVNKWYGQFHVLRDINLKVHAGERIVVCGPSGSGKSTMIRCINRLEAHQEGSIVVDGIELNDDLKHIDEIRREVGMVFQHFNLFPHLTVLQNLTLAPIWVRNTPKKEAEATAMHYLERVRIPEQAEKYPGQLSGGQQQRVAIARSLCMKPKIMLFDEPTSALDPEMIKEVLDVMIELAQEGMTMICVTHEMGFARTVANRVIFMDEGQIVEENEPEEFFNNPQNERTQLFLSQILSH, encoded by the coding sequence ATGTTAAGCACGCAAAAAGCTGAGAATTCTGGTGAACCCTGCATTTGTTTGGATAAGGTTAACAAATGGTATGGGCAATTTCATGTATTGCGGGATATTAATTTGAAGGTACACGCCGGTGAACGCATCGTTGTGTGTGGTCCATCGGGTAGCGGCAAGTCTACAATGATTCGTTGTATTAATCGCTTGGAAGCACATCAAGAAGGCTCTATAGTGGTGGATGGTATAGAGCTTAATGATGACCTTAAACACATAGATGAAATCCGCCGCGAAGTGGGTATGGTATTTCAGCACTTTAACTTGTTTCCGCATTTAACTGTGTTGCAAAATCTTACCTTGGCGCCGATTTGGGTTCGCAACACGCCTAAAAAGGAAGCTGAAGCAACTGCGATGCATTATCTGGAGCGGGTGCGCATTCCCGAGCAGGCGGAAAAATATCCGGGACAATTATCGGGTGGTCAGCAGCAACGAGTGGCGATTGCTCGTTCTTTGTGCATGAAGCCCAAAATCATGTTATTTGATGAACCGACGTCGGCGCTAGATCCGGAAATGATTAAGGAAGTGTTGGACGTGATGATTGAATTGGCTCAAGAAGGAATGACCATGATTTGTGTGACTCACGAGATGGGTTTTGCTCGCACAGTGGCAAACCGCGTGATTTTCATGGATGAGGGACAAATTGTGGAAGAAAATGAGCCAGAAGAATTTTTTAATAATCCTCAGAACGAGCGCACCCAGCTATTTTTGAGCCAAATCTTATCGCATTGA
- a CDS encoding amino acid ABC transporter substrate-binding protein, which translates to MKHETWQAWLAAGALVVSSGASAGTLEDVQNRGHVICGVDGGLPGFSAPDDAGKIRGIDADVCYAVAAAVLGDRESVKFVPLTAKERFTALSSGEIDVLSRNTTHTLTRDASLGLNFTYYNFIDGQAFMAKKDLGVNSAKELDGARVCVQSGTTTEINLADYFRSNKMDFELVAYETSVQTREGFEGGACDVLTSDKSQLAAIRSELADPSSAQVLPETISKEPLGPVVRQGDDAWFNTVKWTLWAMMNAEELGVSSANADQMRSSEDPSVLRLLGLEGDSCQLISDKLSKDCFYQAVKQVGNYGEIYEANVGENTPLGLTRAGSPNDLWSRGGLIYAPPVR; encoded by the coding sequence ATGAAACATGAAACATGGCAAGCTTGGCTTGCAGCTGGCGCTTTAGTAGTCAGTAGTGGTGCTTCCGCTGGTACATTGGAAGATGTGCAAAATCGGGGACACGTAATTTGTGGCGTTGACGGCGGGTTGCCGGGCTTTTCCGCTCCGGATGACGCAGGCAAAATACGCGGCATTGATGCAGACGTATGCTATGCGGTCGCCGCTGCTGTGTTGGGTGACCGTGAAAGTGTCAAGTTTGTGCCACTGACAGCAAAAGAGCGTTTTACCGCCCTGTCTTCAGGTGAAATTGACGTGCTGTCCCGCAACACGACGCACACGTTGACCCGTGACGCTTCCTTAGGTCTTAATTTTACCTACTATAATTTTATTGACGGGCAGGCTTTCATGGCTAAAAAAGATCTCGGGGTTAACAGTGCCAAAGAGTTGGATGGTGCCCGTGTGTGTGTGCAATCAGGTACCACCACAGAAATCAATCTCGCTGATTACTTCCGCTCCAATAAAATGGACTTTGAATTAGTCGCCTATGAAACCTCAGTGCAAACACGCGAGGGTTTTGAAGGTGGTGCTTGTGACGTATTGACATCTGACAAATCCCAATTAGCGGCTATTCGCAGTGAGTTGGCCGATCCATCTAGTGCCCAAGTGTTGCCGGAAACAATCTCCAAAGAGCCTTTGGGTCCGGTTGTTCGTCAAGGTGATGATGCTTGGTTTAACACTGTTAAATGGACGTTGTGGGCAATGATGAACGCTGAAGAGTTGGGTGTTTCTTCCGCCAACGCTGACCAAATGAGAAGCAGTGAAGATCCATCCGTCCTCCGTTTACTCGGGTTAGAAGGCGATAGCTGTCAGTTAATCAGCGACAAGCTTTCTAAGGATTGCTTCTATCAAGCTGTCAAGCAGGTAGGTAACTATGGCGAAATTTATGAGGCCAATGTGGGCGAAAATACTCCGCTCGGTCTTACTCGCGCTGGTAGCCCCAATGATTTGTGGAGCCGTGGCGGTTTGATATACGCCCCACCTGTTCGCTAA
- the atpB gene encoding F0F1 ATP synthase subunit A, with the protein MAGATPWPSNVTDYINGHFSHFSVGEVGDGPTTWALHLDTLLMSWVTAFIAFWLLLKVTRRASVQTPSKLQVFFEMLFGFFDRQVRDLFPSAPAVVGPLALTLFIWIFLMNCMDLVPVDLVASGGYLLTGSVPHFKLLPTADLSLTAALALTVFGMTLYYNVKVKGVGGFLHEVAVAPFGATLAPVNIVLRVVEELAKPLSLAMRLFGNLFAAEMIFLLIGGGISYIAGGAFLGQWLFGGPWAIYHILVVPLQAYLFAVLTVVYLAMAHEKH; encoded by the coding sequence GTGGCAGGAGCGACGCCGTGGCCAAGTAACGTTACCGATTACATTAACGGGCATTTTTCTCATTTTTCTGTTGGAGAGGTCGGTGACGGGCCGACAACGTGGGCGTTGCACTTGGATACGTTGTTGATGTCTTGGGTAACGGCCTTTATTGCATTTTGGCTACTGCTAAAAGTGACGCGAAGAGCCTCGGTGCAAACACCATCTAAGCTGCAGGTGTTTTTTGAAATGTTATTTGGTTTTTTTGACCGGCAAGTGCGGGATTTGTTTCCCAGCGCACCGGCTGTTGTCGGGCCCTTGGCGTTAACCCTTTTTATTTGGATTTTCTTAATGAATTGTATGGACTTGGTGCCGGTTGATTTGGTGGCTTCAGGAGGTTACTTGTTGACCGGTTCAGTACCGCATTTTAAACTGCTCCCAACGGCTGACTTAAGCCTGACTGCAGCGTTGGCGTTGACGGTATTTGGGATGACCTTGTATTACAATGTTAAAGTTAAAGGAGTTGGCGGTTTTTTGCATGAAGTGGCCGTTGCTCCCTTCGGCGCAACGTTGGCACCAGTTAATATCGTTTTGCGAGTAGTTGAAGAGCTTGCCAAGCCGTTGTCACTCGCCATGCGATTGTTTGGTAATTTATTTGCAGCAGAAATGATTTTTCTGCTTATTGGCGGCGGCATTTCTTATATCGCCGGTGGGGCATTTTTGGGCCAGTGGCTGTTTGGCGGACCGTGGGCAATCTATCATATTTTGGTAGTGCCTCTGCAAGCCTATTTGTTCGCCGTGTTAACGGTTGTATATTTGGCTATGGCGCACGAAAAACATTAA